In Chryseobacterium oranimense, a single window of DNA contains:
- a CDS encoding beta-ketoacyl synthase, protein MENRVVITGMGIYSCIGTSLEEVRESLYQGKSGIALVQERKEFGFRSGLTGVVPKPDLKNLLNRRQRVSMGEESEYAYLATTDALKQAGIDQDFLDAHEVGILYGNDSVSQAVVESIDIAREKKDTTLMGSGAIFKSMNSTVTMNLSTIFKLKGINLTISAACASGSHSLGLAYMMIKNGFQDMIICGGAQETNKYSMASFDGLGVFSVREDEPTKASRPFDIERDGLIPSGGAASLIVESLESAQKRGATILAEIVGYGFSSNGGHISTPNVDGPALAMDRALKQSGLKAEDIDYINAHATSTPIGDANEAKAIHEIFGSEVPVSSTKSMTGHECWMAGASEVVYSILMMQNDFIAPNINLENPDDEAKKINLVSKTKNQKIDVFLSNSFGFGGTNSALIVKKFD, encoded by the coding sequence ATGGAAAATAGGGTTGTAATTACCGGAATGGGAATTTATTCTTGCATCGGGACCTCTCTGGAAGAGGTCAGAGAATCCCTATATCAAGGAAAATCCGGTATTGCTTTAGTTCAGGAAAGAAAAGAATTCGGGTTCAGGTCTGGCCTTACGGGAGTTGTGCCTAAGCCGGATCTTAAAAATCTGCTGAACAGACGCCAGCGTGTAAGCATGGGAGAGGAAAGCGAATATGCTTATCTTGCTACCACAGATGCACTGAAACAGGCAGGAATAGACCAGGATTTCCTCGATGCTCACGAAGTGGGAATTTTATACGGAAATGATAGTGTTTCTCAGGCAGTTGTAGAATCTATCGATATTGCCCGGGAGAAAAAAGATACAACATTGATGGGATCCGGAGCGATCTTCAAATCAATGAACTCAACAGTAACCATGAACCTTTCGACGATTTTTAAGTTAAAAGGGATCAACCTTACCATCAGTGCAGCCTGTGCGAGCGGTTCCCATTCTTTGGGACTTGCCTACATGATGATCAAAAACGGATTCCAGGATATGATTATCTGCGGAGGAGCACAGGAAACCAACAAATATTCAATGGCGAGCTTTGACGGCCTTGGCGTTTTCTCAGTAAGAGAAGACGAACCTACGAAAGCATCCAGACCTTTTGATATTGAAAGAGACGGCCTTATCCCGAGCGGGGGAGCTGCCAGCCTTATTGTGGAAAGCCTGGAATCTGCACAGAAAAGAGGCGCAACCATTCTTGCAGAAATTGTAGGCTATGGATTCTCTTCAAACGGCGGACATATCTCAACACCAAATGTCGACGGCCCGGCCTTAGCCATGGACAGAGCCCTTAAACAATCCGGATTAAAAGCTGAAGATATCGATTATATTAATGCTCATGCGACTTCTACACCAATCGGGGATGCCAATGAAGCTAAAGCGATCCATGAGATCTTCGGAAGCGAAGTTCCGGTAAGTTCTACGAAATCAATGACCGGTCATGAATGCTGGATGGCAGGGGCAAGTGAAGTAGTGTACTCTATTCTGATGATGCAGAACGATTTCATAGCCCCGAACATTAACCTGGAAAACCCTGACGATGAGGCGAAAAAGATAAATTTGGTCTCAAAAACGAAAAATCAAAAAATTGACGTATTTTTGTCGAATTCTTTCGGATTTGGGGGAACCAACTCCGCATTAATAGTTAAAAAATTTGATTAA
- a CDS encoding acyl carrier protein → MEREKIVDIVNDFLVNEFEVDGDEISNDANLKKTLGLDSLDYIDMVVVIESNFGVKLGEADFKKMVTFDDFYTTIENKIAEKNA, encoded by the coding sequence ATGGAAAGGGAAAAAATTGTTGACATCGTTAATGATTTCTTAGTAAACGAATTCGAAGTGGATGGCGATGAGATCAGCAATGATGCCAACCTGAAAAAAACACTCGGGCTGGACAGTCTGGACTATATTGATATGGTCGTAGTTATTGAATCTAATTTCGGGGTGAAATTAGGAGAGGCAGATTTCAAAAAAATGGTGACATTTGATGACTTCTACACTACTATTGAAAATAAAATTGCTGAAAAAAACGCATAA
- a CDS encoding lipid A biosynthesis acyltransferase has translation MNKWKGKSKGTITGYKIFVWCIRNIGIRSSYFVLYFVASYYFLFLKKSNRYIFYYFQKRLDYGYWKSKVSVFKSYFTFGKVLIDKTAISAGLREKYTYEFDGVENLTSLLAEKKGGVLISAHIGNFEIAEHFFADIDFDCQINLVTTDQEVTVIKEYLDSVAVKQSNIKFIYVKDDMSHIFEINQALSNNELICFTGDRYFEGSKYLEADLLGKSARFPAGPFLIASRLGVPVVYVYVMKEKNLHYHLYARVAKNIKNRDSQGLLNSYVQNLETMIRKYPLQWFNYFDFWDDID, from the coding sequence ATGAACAAGTGGAAAGGTAAATCTAAAGGAACCATAACAGGATATAAAATATTCGTTTGGTGCATTAGAAATATCGGAATACGGAGTTCATATTTTGTACTTTACTTTGTAGCTTCCTATTATTTTTTATTCCTTAAAAAAAGCAACCGCTACATCTTTTATTATTTTCAGAAAAGACTAGATTATGGATACTGGAAATCAAAGGTTTCCGTGTTCAAAAGCTATTTTACCTTCGGAAAAGTCCTGATTGATAAAACTGCAATTTCTGCCGGCCTACGGGAAAAATACACCTACGAATTTGATGGTGTTGAAAACCTTACCAGCCTTCTTGCTGAAAAAAAAGGAGGAGTTCTTATCAGTGCCCACATCGGAAATTTTGAAATCGCAGAACATTTCTTTGCAGACATCGATTTCGACTGCCAGATCAATCTGGTGACCACGGATCAGGAAGTAACCGTAATCAAAGAATATCTGGATAGCGTTGCCGTAAAACAGAGCAATATCAAATTCATTTACGTTAAAGATGATATGTCCCATATTTTTGAGATCAATCAGGCTTTATCCAACAATGAGCTGATCTGCTTTACAGGAGACCGTTATTTTGAGGGTTCAAAATATCTTGAAGCGGACCTTTTGGGCAAAAGTGCCAGATTTCCGGCCGGTCCTTTCCTCATTGCCTCACGACTGGGCGTTCCCGTAGTCTACGTGTATGTGATGAAAGAAAAGAACCTGCATTACCATTTATATGCAAGGGTGGCAAAAAATATTAAAAACCGTGATTCTCAGGGACTTCTCAACTCCTACGTACAAAATCTTGAAACCATGATCAGAAAATATCCACTTCAATGGTTCAATTATTTCGATTTTTGGGATGATATTGATTAA
- a CDS encoding NAD(P)/FAD-dependent oxidoreductase: MKKEYDILVIGSGLGGLVSALILAKEGLKVCVLEKNNQYGGNLQTFSREKLIFDTGVHYLGGLSKGQNLHQFFSYLGIMDDLNLHKMDEDGYDRISFAGETIEYPHAQGYENFVEQLAAHFPNERQNLENYCEEIQYVCAQFPRYQVIGKESYNEEILHLNTKRFIESVTQDKKLQAVLLGSNFLYGGDSENIPFYVHALTVNSYIQSAYKCVKGGSQITKLLIKRLREHGAEVHKHSEVSEFIFNEIGVLSSVKTKEGKEYTAKKFISNIEIRSFIKLIGEEKLRKSFLNRVLSWEPVSSCFSVYLILKPQSFPNFNYNIYHYSSEEMIWNAFRYSKESWPETYMLSSTPSKHHPDYAESLTAISYMDFEEVKAWKETVNTVADEHERGLKYEQFKLEKAEKMITALEKKIPNLRHFIKSIYTSSPLSYRDYIGSFEGNMYGYMKNSDNPLKTMVSPRTKIDNLFLTGQSVNMHGILGVTIGAFNTCAEILGKELIDGRLKQMINTHEKK, translated from the coding sequence TTGAAAAAAGAATACGACATACTTGTGATCGGCAGCGGATTGGGAGGTCTTGTTTCGGCTCTTATTTTGGCCAAAGAAGGTCTGAAAGTCTGTGTCCTGGAAAAAAATAACCAGTACGGCGGAAACCTTCAGACATTTTCAAGGGAGAAGCTCATCTTTGATACCGGAGTTCATTATCTCGGCGGTCTTTCAAAAGGACAGAATCTTCATCAGTTCTTTTCCTATCTCGGAATTATGGACGATCTGAATCTGCATAAAATGGATGAAGACGGCTACGACAGGATTTCCTTTGCCGGTGAAACCATTGAATATCCCCATGCGCAGGGCTATGAAAACTTCGTTGAGCAACTGGCGGCCCATTTTCCCAACGAGAGGCAAAATTTAGAAAACTACTGTGAAGAAATTCAGTATGTATGTGCCCAGTTTCCAAGATATCAGGTAATCGGGAAAGAAAGTTACAACGAAGAAATTCTCCACCTGAATACCAAAAGATTTATAGAATCTGTTACCCAGGACAAAAAGCTGCAGGCTGTATTGCTGGGTTCCAATTTCTTATATGGCGGCGACTCTGAAAATATTCCGTTTTACGTTCACGCACTGACGGTAAATTCCTATATTCAAAGTGCTTACAAGTGTGTAAAAGGAGGAAGCCAGATCACAAAACTGCTCATCAAAAGACTTCGTGAACATGGTGCAGAAGTACATAAACATTCTGAGGTTTCTGAATTTATTTTTAATGAAATCGGAGTTTTATCTTCCGTAAAAACAAAGGAGGGAAAGGAATATACAGCGAAAAAATTTATTTCCAACATAGAAATACGTTCCTTTATTAAGTTAATCGGAGAAGAAAAGCTCAGAAAATCCTTTCTGAACAGAGTCCTGAGCTGGGAACCTGTTTCATCGTGCTTTAGTGTTTATCTGATCCTGAAACCACAGTCATTCCCGAACTTCAATTATAATATTTACCATTATTCTTCAGAAGAAATGATCTGGAATGCATTCCGCTATAGCAAAGAAAGCTGGCCGGAAACCTACATGCTTTCCTCCACACCTTCAAAACACCATCCCGATTATGCAGAAAGCCTTACAGCAATCTCCTATATGGATTTTGAAGAAGTCAAAGCCTGGAAAGAAACTGTAAATACCGTTGCCGATGAGCATGAAAGAGGATTGAAATATGAGCAGTTCAAATTAGAAAAAGCAGAAAAAATGATTACTGCCCTTGAAAAGAAAATCCCCAACCTCAGACATTTCATAAAAAGCATCTATACTTCATCGCCACTGTCTTACAGGGATTATATAGGTAGCTTTGAAGGAAATATGTACGGTTACATGAAAAACTCGGATAATCCGCTGAAAACGATGGTTTCTCCAAGGACAAAAATTGATAACCTGTTCCTGACAGGTCAATCTGTGAATATGCACGGAATTCTGGGAGTAACAATTGGAGCATTTAACACCTGTGCGGAAATACTGGGAAAAGAACTGATAGACGGCCGTCTGAAACAAATGATCAATACTCATGAGAAAAAATAA
- a CDS encoding C45 family autoproteolytic acyltransferase/hydolase: MRKNNRLTALFWGIQLFLIFFLISCGVSKSIHHIPEISTYALETPEVNKINDSTFSFNRNYLTKNKQQIWELYIKGNSLQLGYNNGALTQNLMQKQEEIFFSKVEGFVPSKFKQKLLRGFLKWYNRKMYLNVREDYQAELYGMAQYSSDKYNFIAPKYLRSLYLHGAHDIGHAMQDLAMVGCTSLAVWNENTEDGDLLIGRNFDFYVGDDFAKNKLVEFVEPETGIPYMSVSWPGMIGVVSGMNKEGITVTINAGKSKIPLTAKTPISLVTREILQYAKNIDEAIAIAKKRKVFVSESILVGSAQDKNAVIIEVSPKNFGVYKVENTSRVFCTNHFQSEAYKDDKRNQKHIIESHSQYRYEKLQELLQENKKLNPEKMAAILRDKSGLKGEKIGYGNEKAINQLLAHHAVIFSPEKRLVWVSSNPYQLGEFVCYDLNEIFSGKQAEESLQAKTALNIARDPFADSEEYHHYEISKMLGTEINNAIDHKDIVLTNDFIPYYQSMNPDFWLVYYQAGRYYFGINEFEKAKTEFEKALTKEITTVPDRQNVEKYLKKTLKKLR; encoded by the coding sequence ATGAGAAAAAATAACAGACTTACAGCCTTGTTCTGGGGAATTCAGTTGTTCCTTATCTTTTTCCTTATTTCATGTGGAGTCTCAAAATCAATCCATCATATTCCAGAGATCAGTACGTATGCGCTGGAAACTCCGGAAGTGAACAAGATCAATGATTCCACGTTCAGTTTCAACCGGAATTATTTAACCAAAAATAAGCAGCAGATCTGGGAGCTTTATATCAAAGGAAATTCTTTACAGCTTGGGTATAACAACGGAGCTTTAACCCAAAACCTGATGCAGAAGCAGGAAGAAATTTTCTTCTCAAAAGTGGAAGGCTTTGTTCCTTCAAAATTTAAACAAAAACTGCTTCGCGGATTCCTGAAATGGTACAACAGGAAAATGTACCTGAATGTAAGGGAAGATTACCAGGCAGAATTGTATGGCATGGCCCAATATTCATCAGATAAATACAACTTTATTGCGCCAAAATATCTTCGGAGCCTATATCTTCATGGTGCTCACGACATTGGTCATGCTATGCAGGATCTTGCTATGGTAGGGTGTACCTCGCTGGCTGTCTGGAATGAAAATACAGAAGATGGTGATCTCCTCATCGGAAGAAATTTCGATTTTTATGTCGGAGACGATTTTGCTAAAAATAAGTTAGTCGAGTTTGTAGAACCGGAAACCGGAATCCCCTATATGTCCGTAAGCTGGCCGGGAATGATCGGTGTAGTTTCAGGAATGAATAAAGAAGGAATTACCGTAACGATCAATGCCGGAAAATCTAAAATTCCTCTTACAGCCAAAACACCGATTTCTCTGGTAACACGGGAAATTCTGCAGTATGCAAAAAACATTGATGAAGCGATCGCCATTGCTAAAAAAAGAAAAGTTTTCGTGTCAGAATCTATCCTGGTAGGAAGTGCACAAGATAAAAACGCAGTAATCATTGAAGTTTCGCCTAAAAACTTTGGAGTTTACAAAGTAGAAAATACCAGCCGGGTGTTCTGTACGAACCATTTTCAGTCCGAAGCTTACAAAGACGATAAAAGGAACCAAAAGCACATTATAGAAAGCCATTCCCAATACCGCTACGAAAAGCTTCAGGAACTTCTACAGGAAAACAAAAAACTAAATCCTGAAAAAATGGCTGCTATTTTACGTGATAAATCCGGTTTAAAAGGCGAGAAAATAGGATACGGAAATGAAAAAGCGATCAATCAGCTGCTGGCCCATCATGCTGTTATTTTTTCTCCTGAAAAAAGGCTGGTCTGGGTTTCCTCAAATCCTTATCAGCTGGGAGAATTCGTATGTTATGATCTGAACGAGATCTTTTCCGGCAAACAGGCGGAAGAAAGCTTACAGGCAAAAACAGCACTTAATATTGCCAGAGATCCTTTTGCGGATTCAGAGGAGTACCATCATTATGAAATCTCCAAAATGTTGGGAACGGAAATAAATAATGCCATAGATCATAAGGATATCGTATTAACAAACGATTTTATTCCCTACTATCAATCTATGAATCCGGATTTCTGGCTGGTCTATTACCAGGCCGGAAGGTATTATTTCGGGATCAATGAGTTTGAAAAAGCCAAAACTGAGTTTGAAAAGGCTCTGACAAAAGAAATTACCACCGTGCCGGACAGGCAGAATGTAGAAAAGTATCTGAAAAAAACGCTAAAGAAATTAAGATGA
- a CDS encoding DUF1648 domain-containing protein, which yields MIPKHIKLLFCIPFIIIITYTVYLFTRYSSIPDIIPVHGYGGKNDGFGSKLFLFVPVVLNLIILAFIWLIIRKPEKIKFTFEAKEEDEAKTYYQYQLVLVILAIFVTMVMSPLSFSDVVFK from the coding sequence ATGATCCCCAAACACATAAAACTGCTGTTCTGCATTCCTTTTATAATCATTATCACTTATACGGTTTACCTGTTTACAAGGTACAGCTCTATTCCGGATATCATTCCCGTTCATGGTTATGGCGGAAAGAATGATGGTTTTGGAAGTAAATTGTTTCTTTTTGTTCCTGTTGTATTGAACCTTATCATTTTAGCTTTTATTTGGCTTATTATAAGGAAGCCGGAGAAGATTAAATTTACTTTTGAGGCAAAAGAAGAAGATGAGGCAAAAACCTACTATCAGTATCAATTGGTTTTAGTTATTCTTGCCATATTTGTAACCATGGTTATGAGTCCGTTATCCTTTTCGGATGTTGTCTTTAAGTAA
- a CDS encoding DUF2062 domain-containing protein, whose amino-acid sequence MTLPEVQNAISEKKICVLIPTYNNEKTLKRVIDGVLEYTGSIIVVNDGSTDSTPEILSQYPQITVISLPENKGKGNGIKIGFRKAKELGYHYAITIDSDGQHYPDDISVFVEALLHEKEDVLLIGNRNMSQDGIPKKSSFGNRFSNFWFWFETGIKLEDTQSGYRLYPLLKIPKKYFTPKFEFEIEIIVRTAWRHVAVKNVPVKVLYDPTERVSHFRPFKDFTRISILNTILVTITLLYIIPRNFVNNFKKKSFKRFIKEDVLESDGSNRTKAFSIALGVFIGLSPFWGFHTLLVISLSVLFKLNKVLAFIASNVSLPPFIPFVIAASLFLGSPFVHSDSNILSSELNFELIKNNLLQYVIGSAILATSMSALCGIGTFLFLNKLNPENN is encoded by the coding sequence ATGACCCTTCCTGAAGTACAAAATGCAATTTCTGAAAAGAAGATCTGCGTTTTAATACCGACCTACAATAACGAAAAAACTCTGAAAAGAGTGATAGATGGCGTGCTGGAATATACCGGCAGCATTATTGTAGTCAATGACGGCTCTACAGATTCTACCCCGGAAATACTGTCCCAATATCCTCAGATCACTGTTATTTCCTTACCTGAGAACAAAGGCAAGGGTAACGGAATTAAAATCGGCTTCAGAAAGGCAAAGGAGCTGGGTTATCACTATGCAATTACCATTGATTCCGACGGGCAGCATTATCCCGATGATATCTCTGTATTCGTAGAAGCATTGCTTCATGAAAAGGAAGATGTACTGCTTATTGGAAACCGGAATATGTCACAGGACGGAATCCCCAAAAAAAGCAGCTTCGGAAACCGGTTTTCCAACTTCTGGTTTTGGTTTGAAACGGGGATAAAGCTTGAAGATACGCAATCCGGGTACAGATTATATCCCTTGCTGAAAATTCCTAAGAAGTATTTTACCCCAAAATTTGAATTTGAGATTGAGATTATTGTGAGAACAGCCTGGAGGCATGTTGCTGTAAAAAATGTCCCCGTAAAGGTTTTATACGATCCTACAGAAAGGGTTTCGCATTTCAGACCATTCAAAGATTTTACACGGATCAGCATTCTGAATACAATTTTGGTAACCATCACCCTGCTTTATATTATTCCGAGAAACTTCGTGAATAATTTCAAAAAAAAAAGCTTTAAAAGGTTCATAAAGGAAGATGTGCTGGAAAGTGACGGCAGCAACCGCACAAAGGCTTTTTCAATTGCCCTAGGTGTTTTTATAGGGCTTTCTCCTTTCTGGGGATTTCATACTTTGCTTGTTATTTCGTTATCTGTTCTTTTCAAACTGAATAAAGTTCTGGCGTTCATTGCTTCAAACGTAAGCCTTCCGCCTTTTATTCCTTTTGTAATTGCAGCTTCCTTATTTCTGGGTTCACCTTTTGTGCATAGTGATAGTAATATTTTAAGCAGTGAACTGAATTTTGAACTGATTAAAAATAATCTTCTTCAGTACGTAATCGGAAGTGCTATTCTGGCCACTTCAATGTCTGCTCTTTGCGGGATCGGAACCTTTCTTTTCCTGAATAAGCTGAACCCGGAGAATAACTAA
- a CDS encoding 3-hydroxyacyl-ACP dehydratase gives MQTILTDFYTLESYEKAENGSFTAHIHLNKDHDIFKGHFPGNPVTPGVCMMQIVKELTEEFTGAKLFLKTASNVKFMAIINPFETPDLKLQLDITENEGDVKVKNITSFGETIALKMSVSYKK, from the coding sequence ATGCAAACCATTCTTACAGACTTTTACACTTTGGAATCTTATGAAAAGGCAGAAAACGGAAGTTTCACTGCCCATATTCATCTGAATAAGGATCATGATATTTTTAAAGGCCACTTTCCGGGAAATCCGGTAACGCCGGGAGTCTGTATGATGCAGATCGTAAAGGAGCTTACAGAGGAATTTACAGGTGCTAAACTATTTCTGAAAACAGCTTCCAATGTCAAGTTCATGGCGATTATCAATCCTTTCGAGACTCCGGACCTGAAACTTCAGCTGGATATTACTGAAAATGAAGGAGATGTTAAAGTAAAAAATATAACCTCCTTTGGCGAGACTATTGCATTAAAAATGTCAGTAAGCTATAAAAAATAA
- a CDS encoding outer membrane lipoprotein carrier protein LolA, which produces MIKNIAFGAFLLISGFISAQMTAMSGAEAKAFVAKVSSETQEIKTLQSDFTQTKKMDFLDKNIVTYGKMSLKTPNMLSWKYTKPYQYSIVFKDNKILINDQGKKSSVDAKSKTFEKINKLIVGSSNGKMFSDPEFSVSYYKNGNFNVAKFIPKSAQLLKYIKQIELHFPKNQSTVSQVNMTEASGDTTNIVFKNTKINAAIAASEFSL; this is translated from the coding sequence ATGATTAAAAATATTGCTTTTGGAGCATTTTTATTAATTTCCGGCTTCATTTCTGCACAAATGACGGCCATGTCAGGAGCAGAAGCAAAAGCATTTGTAGCCAAAGTTTCTTCTGAAACCCAGGAGATTAAAACGCTGCAGAGTGATTTCACCCAGACCAAAAAGATGGATTTTCTGGATAAAAATATCGTTACTTACGGTAAAATGTCATTAAAAACTCCAAATATGCTGAGCTGGAAATACACAAAGCCTTACCAGTACAGCATTGTTTTTAAAGACAATAAAATTCTCATTAACGACCAGGGAAAAAAATCTTCTGTAGATGCCAAAAGCAAAACCTTTGAGAAGATTAATAAGCTGATCGTGGGAAGCTCGAACGGAAAAATGTTCAGCGATCCTGAATTTTCTGTTTCCTACTACAAAAACGGAAACTTCAATGTGGCAAAATTCATCCCGAAATCTGCCCAGCTGCTGAAGTATATCAAACAAATCGAGCTTCATTTCCCTAAAAACCAGTCTACGGTTTCGCAGGTGAATATGACGGAAGCTTCCGGTGATACTACCAATATTGTTTTCAAAAATACAAAGATCAATGCCGCGATTGCTGCTTCGGAATTTAGCCTGTAG
- a CDS encoding polysaccharide deacetylase family protein, producing the protein MKHYPFIIFYLFCNVFIYAFHGGFWVYIACFLAFSAVVVWGSFDTGLGYFVNSITHKRTKINEVALTFDDGPTEFTPKFLDLLKEHQVKATFFCIGKQIEKYPETFQRIIAEGHTVGNHTYSHSNNTGFLSASKMVEEIEKCDEVMLKTGNIQTELYRPPFGVTNPSIARAIKKTYKTSIGWNVRSLDTITDDEKKIFKRVTTGLKKGSIILLHDTSEKTYNVLVDLLLFLKEKKYSTFTVDSIIKSKKND; encoded by the coding sequence ATGAAACATTATCCTTTTATTATATTTTATCTTTTCTGCAACGTTTTTATTTATGCGTTTCATGGCGGATTTTGGGTTTATATAGCTTGTTTTCTGGCTTTTTCTGCTGTAGTAGTCTGGGGTTCTTTCGATACCGGCCTTGGTTATTTCGTGAATAGCATTACTCACAAAAGAACAAAAATTAATGAAGTTGCCCTGACTTTTGATGACGGACCGACTGAATTTACGCCCAAATTTTTAGATTTACTTAAAGAACATCAGGTAAAAGCTACTTTTTTCTGCATCGGGAAACAGATTGAAAAATATCCTGAAACTTTTCAGAGAATTATTGCGGAAGGTCATACTGTAGGAAATCATACCTATTCACACTCCAATAATACAGGTTTTTTATCTGCTTCAAAAATGGTGGAGGAAATTGAAAAATGTGACGAAGTGATGTTGAAAACAGGTAATATACAAACGGAACTGTACCGACCTCCTTTCGGGGTTACCAATCCAAGTATTGCCAGAGCCATAAAAAAAACTTATAAAACAAGTATCGGCTGGAATGTCCGTTCACTGGATACCATTACGGATGATGAAAAAAAGATCTTTAAGAGGGTAACTACAGGCCTGAAAAAAGGCAGTATCATTCTTCTCCACGACACCTCTGAAAAGACGTATAACGTATTGGTAGATTTATTGCTATTTTTGAAGGAGAAAAAATATTCGACGTTTACGGTCGATTCAATTATAAAATCAAAGAAAAATGATTAA
- a CDS encoding beta-ketoacyl synthase N-terminal-like domain-containing protein translates to MSAVYINSASCISAQDTLKENFFHDLTIKNTAQILKAIEPNYKEFIPPAMSRRMSKTVKMSSVASHYALKEAGIEQPDAIIVGTGMGCSQDSEKFLKNVIDNNEEFLTPTFFIQSTHNTVAGQIALGLQCHAYNFTYVNTSSSLEFSFLDAKLQINDGEAENVLVGAADEQTDRTMELYRLNHTIKKEENLPADYLHSETDGVIWGEAAAFFVLGKDKTENSYAKLKDVQIINRLDIEETQLFVTDFLAKNNLTNENIDAVILGFSGDVKSDVYYKKTMDLFQSSALLYYKHLSGEFNTASGFSTFMACHILKEQQIPEIMMINSEKKTKIKNVLLYNHLAGSDHSLVLLEKAF, encoded by the coding sequence ATGAGTGCAGTATACATCAACAGTGCATCCTGCATCTCTGCACAGGACACTTTAAAAGAGAATTTCTTCCATGATCTGACGATCAAAAACACCGCTCAGATTTTAAAAGCGATAGAACCTAACTATAAAGAATTCATTCCGCCTGCCATGAGCAGAAGAATGTCTAAAACGGTAAAAATGAGCTCTGTAGCTTCCCATTATGCTTTAAAGGAAGCCGGGATTGAACAGCCGGATGCCATCATCGTAGGAACAGGAATGGGCTGCTCACAGGACTCTGAAAAGTTCCTGAAAAATGTGATTGACAATAATGAAGAGTTTTTAACTCCTACATTCTTTATTCAGTCCACTCATAATACCGTGGCAGGACAGATTGCTTTGGGGCTTCAATGCCATGCGTACAACTTTACATACGTCAACACCTCTTCATCACTGGAATTCTCATTCCTTGATGCTAAATTACAAATCAACGACGGAGAAGCTGAAAATGTTCTTGTAGGCGCAGCAGATGAGCAGACCGACAGAACTATGGAGCTGTACCGCCTTAACCATACCATCAAAAAAGAAGAAAATCTTCCCGCTGATTACCTGCATTCGGAAACGGATGGCGTGATCTGGGGTGAAGCAGCAGCATTTTTTGTTTTAGGAAAAGATAAAACTGAAAATTCTTATGCTAAACTTAAAGATGTTCAGATCATTAACAGGTTGGATATAGAAGAAACACAGTTATTTGTAACGGATTTCCTTGCTAAAAATAATTTGACAAATGAAAACATTGATGCTGTAATCTTAGGCTTCAGCGGAGATGTAAAATCTGATGTTTATTATAAAAAAACAATGGATCTTTTCCAAAGCTCTGCTTTACTGTATTACAAACATCTGAGCGGTGAATTCAATACGGCAAGCGGCTTTTCAACATTTATGGCCTGTCATATCCTGAAAGAACAGCAAATACCTGAAATCATGATGATTAACTCAGAAAAGAAGACTAAAATTAAAAACGTTCTTCTTTATAATCATCTGGCAGGAAGTGATCACAGTTTAGTATTGCTGGAGAAAGCTTTCTAA